In Musa acuminata AAA Group cultivar baxijiao chromosome BXJ3-11, Cavendish_Baxijiao_AAA, whole genome shotgun sequence, one DNA window encodes the following:
- the LOC135652125 gene encoding nicotinamide adenine dinucleotide transporter 1, chloroplastic-like isoform X2 — protein sequence MATETHSLTTRGLLCHAAAGASAGAIAATFVCPLDVIKTRLQVHGLPKIDSNGAKGSIIIRSLEQIVKREGVLGMYRGLSPTVLALLPNWAVYFTVYEQSKSLLSSNDGNHQLSIGANMFAASGAGVATTIVTNPLWVVKTRFQAQELRVGMVPYQGTLNSLRRIAHEEGIRGLYSGLVPALAGISHVAIQFPAYEKIKCCLAERDNTTVDSLTARDVAVASSISKIVASTLTYPHEVVRSKLQEQGFHAEMQYKGVIDCIKKVFRKDGISGFYHGCATNLLRTTPAAVITFTSFEMIHRFLTNLFPPESNPHVL from the exons ATGGCGACCGAGACCCATAGCCTTACGACCAGAGGACTCCTCTGCCACGCCGCCGCCGGCGCTTCCGCTG GTGCCATTGCGGCTACTTTTGTTTGCCCATTGGATGTGATCAAGACCAGGTTGCAGGTCCATGGATTGCCAAAAATAGATAGCAATGGTGCTAAAG gtAGCATCATAATTAGAAGTCTTGAGCAAATAGTCAAAAGGGAAGGTGTTCTTGGCATGTATCGAGGATTGTCACCAACTGTTTTGGCGTTGCTCCCTAACTGGGCT GTTTACTTTACAGTCTATGAACAATCAAAAAGCTTACTTTCTTCAAATG ATGGAAACCATCAACTATCTATAGGTGCCAATATGTTTGCTGCATCCGGTGCTGGAGTTGCTACTACTATTGTGACAAATCCACTCTGGGTTGTCAAGACAAGATTCCAA GCTCAAGAACTTAGGGTGGGCATGGTTCCTTATCAGGGCACACTAAATTCATTGAGGAGAATAGCCCATGAAGAAGGTATCCGAGGGCTTTACAG TGGTCTAGTGCCTGCTTTGGCAGGGATAAGCCATGTTGCCATACAGTTCCCTGCATATGAGAAGATTAAATGTTGCCTGGCTGAACGAG ATAATACTACAGTTGATTCGCTTACTGCTCGTGATGTAGCTGTTGCTTCATCTATCTCAAAGATAGTTGCATCGACATTGACCTACCCTCATGAG GTGGTACGGTCAAAGCTTCAAGAACAAGGTTTTCATGCTGAGATGCAGTATAAAGGTGTCATTGACTGCATAAAAAAAGTCTTTCGGAAAGATGGTATTTCTGGATTTTACCATGGTTGTGCAACAAATTTGCTTCGAACAACTCCAGCTGCTGTAATTACATTTACCAGCTTCGAGATGATTCACAGATTCCTAACCAATTTATTCCCACCCGAATCAAATCCACATGTGCTGTAA
- the LOC135652125 gene encoding nicotinamide adenine dinucleotide transporter 1, chloroplastic-like isoform X4 encodes MATETHSLTTRGLLCHAAAGASAGAIAATFVCPLDVIKTRLQVHGLPKIDSNGAKGSIIIRSLEQIVKREGVLGMYRGLSPTVLALLPNWAVYFTVYEQSKSLLSSNDGNHQLSIGANMFAASGAGVATTIVTNPLWVVKTRFQAQELRVGMVPYQGTLNSLRRIAHEEGIRGLYSGLVPALAGISHVAIQFPAYEKIKCCLAERAVASSISKIVASTLTYPHEVVRSKLQEQGFHAEMQYKGVIDCIKKVFRKDGISGFYHGCATNLLRTTPAAVITFTSFEMIHRFLTNLFPPESNPHVL; translated from the exons ATGGCGACCGAGACCCATAGCCTTACGACCAGAGGACTCCTCTGCCACGCCGCCGCCGGCGCTTCCGCTG GTGCCATTGCGGCTACTTTTGTTTGCCCATTGGATGTGATCAAGACCAGGTTGCAGGTCCATGGATTGCCAAAAATAGATAGCAATGGTGCTAAAG gtAGCATCATAATTAGAAGTCTTGAGCAAATAGTCAAAAGGGAAGGTGTTCTTGGCATGTATCGAGGATTGTCACCAACTGTTTTGGCGTTGCTCCCTAACTGGGCT GTTTACTTTACAGTCTATGAACAATCAAAAAGCTTACTTTCTTCAAATG ATGGAAACCATCAACTATCTATAGGTGCCAATATGTTTGCTGCATCCGGTGCTGGAGTTGCTACTACTATTGTGACAAATCCACTCTGGGTTGTCAAGACAAGATTCCAA GCTCAAGAACTTAGGGTGGGCATGGTTCCTTATCAGGGCACACTAAATTCATTGAGGAGAATAGCCCATGAAGAAGGTATCCGAGGGCTTTACAG TGGTCTAGTGCCTGCTTTGGCAGGGATAAGCCATGTTGCCATACAGTTCCCTGCATATGAGAAGATTAAATGTTGCCTGGCTGAACGAG CTGTTGCTTCATCTATCTCAAAGATAGTTGCATCGACATTGACCTACCCTCATGAG GTGGTACGGTCAAAGCTTCAAGAACAAGGTTTTCATGCTGAGATGCAGTATAAAGGTGTCATTGACTGCATAAAAAAAGTCTTTCGGAAAGATGGTATTTCTGGATTTTACCATGGTTGTGCAACAAATTTGCTTCGAACAACTCCAGCTGCTGTAATTACATTTACCAGCTTCGAGATGATTCACAGATTCCTAACCAATTTATTCCCACCCGAATCAAATCCACATGTGCTGTAA
- the LOC135652125 gene encoding nicotinamide adenine dinucleotide transporter 1, chloroplastic-like isoform X3, protein MATETHSLTTRGLLCHAAAGASAVWNFRIGAIAATFVCPLDVIKTRLQVHGLPKIDSNGAKGSIIIRSLEQIVKREGVLGMYRGLSPTVLALLPNWAVYFTVYEQSKSLLSSNDGNHQLSIGANMFAASGAGVATTIVTNPLWVVKTRFQAQELRVGMVPYQGTLNSLRRIAHEEGIRGLYSGLVPALAGISHVAIQFPAYEKIKCCLAERAVASSISKIVASTLTYPHEVVRSKLQEQGFHAEMQYKGVIDCIKKVFRKDGISGFYHGCATNLLRTTPAAVITFTSFEMIHRFLTNLFPPESNPHVL, encoded by the exons ATGGCGACCGAGACCCATAGCCTTACGACCAGAGGACTCCTCTGCCACGCCGCCGCCGGCGCTTCCGCTG TTTGGAATTTTCGGATAGGTGCCATTGCGGCTACTTTTGTTTGCCCATTGGATGTGATCAAGACCAGGTTGCAGGTCCATGGATTGCCAAAAATAGATAGCAATGGTGCTAAAG gtAGCATCATAATTAGAAGTCTTGAGCAAATAGTCAAAAGGGAAGGTGTTCTTGGCATGTATCGAGGATTGTCACCAACTGTTTTGGCGTTGCTCCCTAACTGGGCT GTTTACTTTACAGTCTATGAACAATCAAAAAGCTTACTTTCTTCAAATG ATGGAAACCATCAACTATCTATAGGTGCCAATATGTTTGCTGCATCCGGTGCTGGAGTTGCTACTACTATTGTGACAAATCCACTCTGGGTTGTCAAGACAAGATTCCAA GCTCAAGAACTTAGGGTGGGCATGGTTCCTTATCAGGGCACACTAAATTCATTGAGGAGAATAGCCCATGAAGAAGGTATCCGAGGGCTTTACAG TGGTCTAGTGCCTGCTTTGGCAGGGATAAGCCATGTTGCCATACAGTTCCCTGCATATGAGAAGATTAAATGTTGCCTGGCTGAACGAG CTGTTGCTTCATCTATCTCAAAGATAGTTGCATCGACATTGACCTACCCTCATGAG GTGGTACGGTCAAAGCTTCAAGAACAAGGTTTTCATGCTGAGATGCAGTATAAAGGTGTCATTGACTGCATAAAAAAAGTCTTTCGGAAAGATGGTATTTCTGGATTTTACCATGGTTGTGCAACAAATTTGCTTCGAACAACTCCAGCTGCTGTAATTACATTTACCAGCTTCGAGATGATTCACAGATTCCTAACCAATTTATTCCCACCCGAATCAAATCCACATGTGCTGTAA
- the LOC135652125 gene encoding nicotinamide adenine dinucleotide transporter 1, chloroplastic-like isoform X1: MATETHSLTTRGLLCHAAAGASAVWNFRIGAIAATFVCPLDVIKTRLQVHGLPKIDSNGAKGSIIIRSLEQIVKREGVLGMYRGLSPTVLALLPNWAVYFTVYEQSKSLLSSNDGNHQLSIGANMFAASGAGVATTIVTNPLWVVKTRFQAQELRVGMVPYQGTLNSLRRIAHEEGIRGLYSGLVPALAGISHVAIQFPAYEKIKCCLAERVDSLTARDVAVASSISKIVASTLTYPHEVVRSKLQEQGFHAEMQYKGVIDCIKKVFRKDGISGFYHGCATNLLRTTPAAVITFTSFEMIHRFLTNLFPPESNPHVL; this comes from the exons ATGGCGACCGAGACCCATAGCCTTACGACCAGAGGACTCCTCTGCCACGCCGCCGCCGGCGCTTCCGCTG TTTGGAATTTTCGGATAGGTGCCATTGCGGCTACTTTTGTTTGCCCATTGGATGTGATCAAGACCAGGTTGCAGGTCCATGGATTGCCAAAAATAGATAGCAATGGTGCTAAAG gtAGCATCATAATTAGAAGTCTTGAGCAAATAGTCAAAAGGGAAGGTGTTCTTGGCATGTATCGAGGATTGTCACCAACTGTTTTGGCGTTGCTCCCTAACTGGGCT GTTTACTTTACAGTCTATGAACAATCAAAAAGCTTACTTTCTTCAAATG ATGGAAACCATCAACTATCTATAGGTGCCAATATGTTTGCTGCATCCGGTGCTGGAGTTGCTACTACTATTGTGACAAATCCACTCTGGGTTGTCAAGACAAGATTCCAA GCTCAAGAACTTAGGGTGGGCATGGTTCCTTATCAGGGCACACTAAATTCATTGAGGAGAATAGCCCATGAAGAAGGTATCCGAGGGCTTTACAG TGGTCTAGTGCCTGCTTTGGCAGGGATAAGCCATGTTGCCATACAGTTCCCTGCATATGAGAAGATTAAATGTTGCCTGGCTGAACGAG TTGATTCGCTTACTGCTCGTGATGTAGCTGTTGCTTCATCTATCTCAAAGATAGTTGCATCGACATTGACCTACCCTCATGAG GTGGTACGGTCAAAGCTTCAAGAACAAGGTTTTCATGCTGAGATGCAGTATAAAGGTGTCATTGACTGCATAAAAAAAGTCTTTCGGAAAGATGGTATTTCTGGATTTTACCATGGTTGTGCAACAAATTTGCTTCGAACAACTCCAGCTGCTGTAATTACATTTACCAGCTTCGAGATGATTCACAGATTCCTAACCAATTTATTCCCACCCGAATCAAATCCACATGTGCTGTAA
- the LOC135652125 gene encoding nicotinamide adenine dinucleotide transporter 1, chloroplastic-like isoform X5, with amino-acid sequence MATETHSLTTRGLLCHAAAGASAVWNFRIGAIAATFVCPLDVIKTRLQVHGLPKIDSNGAKGSIIIRSLEQIVKREGVLGMYRGLSPTVLALLPNWAVYFTVYEQSKSLLSSNDGNHQLSIGANMFAASGAGVATTIVTNPLWVVKTRFQAQELRVGMVPYQGTLNSLRRIAHEEGIRGLYSGLVPALAGISHVAIQFPAYEKIKCCLAERDNTTVDSLTARDVAVASSISKIVASTLTYPHEVVRSKLQEQGFHAEMQYKGVIDCIKKVFRKDGISGFYHGCATNLLRTTPAAVITFTSFEMIHRFLTNLFPPESNPHVL; translated from the exons ATGGCGACCGAGACCCATAGCCTTACGACCAGAGGACTCCTCTGCCACGCCGCCGCCGGCGCTTCCGCTG TTTGGAATTTTCGGATAGGTGCCATTGCGGCTACTTTTGTTTGCCCATTGGATGTGATCAAGACCAGGTTGCAGGTCCATGGATTGCCAAAAATAGATAGCAATGGTGCTAAAG gtAGCATCATAATTAGAAGTCTTGAGCAAATAGTCAAAAGGGAAGGTGTTCTTGGCATGTATCGAGGATTGTCACCAACTGTTTTGGCGTTGCTCCCTAACTGGGCT GTTTACTTTACAGTCTATGAACAATCAAAAAGCTTACTTTCTTCAAATG ATGGAAACCATCAACTATCTATAGGTGCCAATATGTTTGCTGCATCCGGTGCTGGAGTTGCTACTACTATTGTGACAAATCCACTCTGGGTTGTCAAGACAAGATTCCAA GCTCAAGAACTTAGGGTGGGCATGGTTCCTTATCAGGGCACACTAAATTCATTGAGGAGAATAGCCCATGAAGAAGGTATCCGAGGGCTTTACAG TGGTCTAGTGCCTGCTTTGGCAGGGATAAGCCATGTTGCCATACAGTTCCCTGCATATGAGAAGATTAAATGTTGCCTGGCTGAACGAG ATAATACTACAGTTGATTCGCTTACTGCTCGTGATGTAGCTGTTGCTTCATCTATCTCAAAGATAGTTGCATCGACATTGACCTACCCTCATGAG GTGGTACGGTCAAAGCTTCAAGAACAAGGTTTTCATGCTGAGATGCAGTATAAAGGTGTCATTGACTGCATAAAAAAAGTCTTTCGGAAAGATGGTATTTCTGGATTTTACCATGGTTGTGCAACAAATTTGCTTCGAACAACTCCAGCTGCTGTAATTACATTTACCAGCTTCGAGATGATTCACAGATTCCTAACCAATTTATTCCCACCCGAATCAAATCCACATGTGCTGTAA